The genomic interval CGCCGACGCTGCTCGAGCGGGGCGGCCGCTCAACTACGGGTTCGCCGCGAGCTGGGGTGGCGCTCGCTCGCGCGTGCTCGCCGGGGTCGAGCAGGACGCCGACTTCCACAAGGCGCTCGATGTGCTGGGCGACCCGCGCTGGCAGCGGTCATCGACCCCGCCGGAGCTCGCCTCATGGCTCGACCTGCTCGAACGCGAGCTTGCCGACGGCGGGCTCGGCATCGGTGTGCTGATGGGGTACGCGCCCCGCTCCGATCCGGCCGAGCTCGTGGCGGTCGGCCGACTCGCCGAACGCTCGAACGTCGCGACGTACACCCACGTCCGTGAGCTCGTCGAGGCCGACCCGACCACGCCGGCGGACGGGTCGACCGAACTGACCACTGTCGCGGCCGAGACCGGCGCACGCATGCACCACTGCCACGTCAACTCGACGTCACGGCGTCACATCGACCGGGTGCTCGCGACGATCGCCGACTCGCAGCAAGCCGGCGCGCGAGTGACCGTCGAGGCTTACCCGTACGGCGCAGGCAGCACCGGCATCGGCGCGTTCTTCCTCGCGCCGCAGCGACTGGCCGCTTGGGGTCTGGTCCCGCAGTCACTGGTCGTGGTCGCGACCGGCGAGCGGATCGCGACCGAGGCTCGGCTGCGTGAGCTGCGGGCGAACGACCCCGGCACGACCGTGCTCGTCGAGTTCCTCGACGAGCACGTCGAGGCCGACCGGCTGCTTCTGCGACGGTCGCTCAGCTTTCCCGACGCGATCATTGCCAGCGACGCGATGCCGGTGCTGTGGCCGGACGGGCGCTGGGAGAGCGAGGACTGGCCCCTGCCGCCCGGCGGTTCGACGCATCCAAGGACGGCCGGCACCTTCACCAAGACGATTCGGCTGATGGTCGGCGGCGGCGAGTGGACCTGGCGCGAAGCCTTCCGGCGCTGCGCCGCCCTGCCGGCCCGGGTGCTGGAGTACTGCCCGGCGATGACCCGCAAGGGCCACCTCGGGGTGGGGGCCGACGCCGACGTCGTCGTACTGGACCCGACGGTCGTCACCGACCAGGCAACTTTCCACGACTCGACGGCCACGGCTTCAGGCGTACGCCACCTGCTCGTCAACGGTGAGCCCGTCATCCGCGACGGCGAGCTCGTGCCGGACGCCCGACCCGGTCGTCCCGTTCGCAACTAGGAGATCTCATGCGCACCCTTCGGCGGATCACCGTCGGCACGTTGGTGGCTGCCCTCACCGCGACTGGCGCGATGGCGACCGCGCCGGCAGATGCCGCCGCCCCGAAGTTCGCCTCCGAGGCCATCAGCTTCCGGTCCTTCGACGGGACGGTGCTGCACGCCGCCGTCGGCTGGTACGGCGAGCTGAAGCCGCGGCCCGTCATCGTCGAGGACGGGCCCTACTCGAGCCCGGTGAACACGCTGAGCTGGCTCGGTCCGGCGTACAACGTCGTCGAGCTGCAATGGCGCGGGACCGGCCTGTCGGCGGGGGCGCTCGACACCACCGGGCCGAATGACCAGCGAGATCTCTCGTCGTTCCTCGGCTGGGCGTGCCGCCAGCCGTGGAGCAACGGGCGGCTCGGCGTGTACGGGTTCTCGGCGAGCGCGATCGTCGCCTACAACTCGATGCACCTGCCGATGCCGTGCGTGAAGGCGTTCTCCCTGATGGCCGGCAGTGTCGACCTGTACCGCGACCTGCTCGACATCGGCGGCATCCCGAACCTCGGCGCCGGCGCCTTCGTCGAGGCCGCAATCGGCGGGACCACCTTGCTGTCCGGCACCAAGCGCCTCGAGACCGCGCCCCAGACCATCCCGCAGACGCTCGCCGCCTATCCGGCAGCCGCGCTCGACGTGCTCGGCAACCCGACGGAGGACGGGTTCTGGCGGCAGCGCACGTTCCGCGGGGACCGCGACCGGATCCCGATCCTCGCGGATACCAGCTTCTACGACGTCGAGCCACGCGGGCCGTTCCTCGCGTTTCGCCAGACCGAGAAGTACGGCACCCACCTGCTCGTCGACGGCGCGCACGACGGCCATCCCGCGGGGACGCCCGGACCGTTTCCGCAGTTCCGCAACTGGTTCGACCACTACCTGCGCGGCTTGCCGCTGAGCACTGCAAACCGCCCGAAGGTGAGCCTGTACGCCTCCGACGGCAGCCGCGAACAGTTCCTCGCCGACCACGTGACCCATCTGACCGGATCGCGCTGGCCGTTGCCCGGCACGCGATGGACGCCGCTGTATCTCTCGCCGGCGCGCAGCCACAGCGTCGGCTCGATCAACGACGGCTCGCTGACCCTCGGCCGCCCTACCGGCTCGACGGTGCAGTCCTACCCGTACCTGCCGTCCGAGCCGACCGAGACCTCGGTGCACACGATCGGCGTCATTGCGGGCGCAGGGCTGGACCAGGCCGCCCAGGTCGTTCCGGCGATCACCGACCTGAGCCTGTCAGCGCCCACCTCACTGACCTACACGACGCCGCCGTTGCGGCACGCCGTCACTGCGGTGGGGCCGGCAGCGGCCGACATCTGGCTGTCCTCACTCGCACCGGTCACCGATCTCTACGTGGTCCTTGCCGACGTCCGACCGGACGGTCAGGCGTTCCCGGTGGGTACCGGCGCATTGCGGACGGCGTACCCGTCGGTCGACGTCGCGCGTTCGTTGACCGACCGGCACGGGCAGATCGTCGACCCGTACAACCGGTTCGCGGTCCGCGACCCTGCCGCTCCCGGCGCGATGCGTCGCTATCAGGTCGAGCTGTTGCCGATCGGCAACCACTTCGCGGCCGGCGACCGCATCCGGGTCTACATCCTCGGCGCACCCGCGGAGCAGCTGCCCTCCCCGGCGGGCGTCGACTCGGTCCGGGTGGGCGGCCTCGACGCGTCAGACCTGTTGCTCCCGACGGTGGGCGGCACCGCGCGCGGGCTTGTGACCGGAGCTCTGGTGGCTCAGCGGCGCGTGCGGCGCTTGGGACGCGACGGGAAGGACTTCCGGCCGGTCCGCAGGTCCTCGGCCAGCTCCGCCGCCTCACGCACGAACTCGTCGACCGCCGCGCGATAGGCGGCGTCCTGGCGGCGCGAGAGGTGGATGCTCCACGCGCCGAGCGCCAGACCGAGCAGACCGATCGCCATCAGCCCACCGGAGACCAGCCACGGCATTTGCAGCGGCACGTAATAGGTACGCGCGGTGCCACGCCACGCCAGCCCGAACATCACGCCCGCGACGACCGCCAGCCCCACCAGAAGCGCGATCGCGCGTACCCCACGGTCACGGAACGGCACCAGCCAGCCGGGCAGGACGATGCTGACCGTTCGCGCGTCGAGCGCGGCCAGCCCGTCGGGGGGATCCTGGTCGGTCACCGGTCGATAGACCGCTGTAGGTCGTGCAGCGCTTCGGCGATCGTCTCCATCTGCCGGGCGCGCGCCGCACCGTCTTGCCGTCTGGAGCTGACGTTGATGACCACGAGGCCGGTCATGACCAGGCCGAGCCCGGGCAGCGCGGCCGAGACGAGATACGGCATCTGCCGCCACACGTCGGCCAGCCCGGCGATCTTGGACCAGGCGATGCCGAGCAGGGCGAAGCCGGCGAGCGTGAGCACCACGCCCAAGTAGGTGGGCAGCAGTGAGGCGGGGTCGCTGAGGCCTCTGAGCCGGGCGGGCCGCGCCGCGAAGTCGATCGCGCCGACCGACTCAGGACCGGGCAGGCCGGCGGTTTCCCGCACCTCGGGTGACGGCGTGACCGTGCTCATCCCATCTCCTTCGTCATCCGTGTCTCATCGGAGTCGCGTCACTCGTGAACAACCTTGTCAGGAACACCGCGACCGCGAGCAGTGCGATCGGGAAGAGAAACGCCATCGGGTACTTGAACCCGCGCGAGAACGCCACTGGCGTCGTCGCCGTGGTCGCAGGCGCTGCGATGTCCGGAGCGGCAGGCTGCACCGGCACCGTCGAGTCCCCAGGTGGCAACGTCAGCTGTGGCGGCGCCGCGGCCGTCGCGGTGGGCGACGGCGACGCTGAGGGCGAGCCGGCAGGCCCTGATTCGTCGGGCCCCGGCGCGAACTCGATCGACGTCGAGATGTGCGGCGCGCCCGCGAGCTTGCGGCCGTCGAAGGCCACCGACCAGGCGGCGGTGAGCGCGATCTTGCCCGGCCCGGCCAGAATGGCGATGCCGTCCTCCGGCTCCCCCTTGGCCCAGGCGGCGACGAACGGCGTGAGATCCACGGTGAAGTCGTTCTTCGCAGCGTCGTAGTGCAGCTTCGCGGCGTTGGCGCAGTTGACGGCCGGCAACGTCGCGGGCGTTCCCGCGGCGCCATCGGCGAACGCCGACGTGACCAGGCAGGCCTCCGCCGTCGCCGACGCGGGTGACTCGTTGCCCGCGGTGGCACCCGAAGCCAGCGGCAGCGTCATCGTTGCCCGGCGTACGTCGGCACCCGCCGGCAGCGATCCGAGGTCGGGTTCGAGGTAGGTCTGCGCGGTCTGTTGGCCAAGCAGGACGCCGACGTGAAGGGTGTTGGCCGGGTACAGCGACAGCGGCAGCGCCGGCGGACAGCCGACGGGCAGGGCGCACAGGTTGATGATCGAGGGTGCGTACCACCCTTCGGCCGAGTCTGCGACCATGACGGTCTTCGACGCCGGCTGCCCCGTGTCGGTGACCGGAAAAGCCGACGCGGCAGCGCCGACGAGCAACCAGGACACCGACATCGTCGCCCCGAGCGCGAGCAGGGTCGCGCGGCGCCGGCTCATCGGGCCGCCCGGTTGTCACTTGCCGCGGTGCCGCCGGATCGCTCGATCGCCGTGACGCTGCCACCGAGGTAGGCGTCGACGACGGCAGGCTCGTTACGAACCTGTTCGGGCGGCCCGTCGGCGATGACGACGCCGTCGGCCATCGCGACGATGCGGTCCGAGATCCCCATGATGAGCGGGATGTCGTGCTCGATCACGACCAGCGTCAGGTCGAGCTGGCGTTTCAGATCCACCAGCAGCGCGCCCAGTGCCTCGGTTTCGCGCTGCGCGATCCCGGAGGACGGCTCGTCGAGGAGCAGGCAGACCGGCTCGAGCGCGACCAGGCAGGCGATCTCGGTGATTCGCCGGGTCCCGGTCGAGAGCTCCTGGATCTGCTTGTCCCGGTAACGCTCCAGCCCCATGGCCGCGACCAGTGCACGGGCGCGGCGTTCCTTGCTCCGCTCGCCCAGGGCGACGCCTGCCGTCGAGGTCAGGAACCGCGTCGGCTGGACCCGCTCGAAGGCCAGCATGACGGTCTCCTTGACCGTCATCGTCGGGAACAGCGCAGCGTCCTGGAACGACCGGATCAGGCCCAGCTTCGCCCGCTCCTCCGGGCCCAGATGGGAGACGTCACGACGGTCGAACCGCACCTGGCCGGCGTCAGGTCGGGTGAAGCCGCCGAGCAGCTCGAACGTCGTGGTCTTGCCCGCACCGTTGGGCCCGATCAGCCCGACCGTCTCACCGGCGCGCACGACGATCGAGACGTCGCGGACCGCGTGCACCCCGCCGAAGCTCTTGCGGAGGTGACGCGCTTCCAGCAGCGTCGTCCCGCTCGTCGGGCGGCGCTGCACCGGAACCGCGGCTCGGTCGCGGGCACGCAGCTGCGAGATCGTGGACGCGGTGGGACCCGCCGTCGTGTCCTCACCGGCGTACAGCGGCTCCGGGTCGATGCCGTGCCAACGCGCGATCATCTTCACGATCCGGTCTCGTAGCGGCTCGACCAGCTGAATGAGCCCACCCGGCTTCCACAGGATCACGCCGAGGACGCCGAGGTTCGTCGCGGCCAGCGCGATGTTGCCGATGTTCAGCAAGGGCAGGCCGATGATCCACAGCGCGCCGAGCAAGGGGCCGGACAGGGTGAACACCCCGCCGAGGACGGTCATGACGACGACGTTGACGCTGGCGTCGGTCGGGAAGGTCGTGGCACCGATCGAGGACAACGAATGACCGTACGCCGCGCCCCCGATGCCCGCGATGAAGCCTGCGATCAAATAGCCCTGCATCTTGACCGCACTCGCCTTGATCGTGAACGCGCGGGCGTTGTCCTCGTTGTCTCGGATCGCGACGAGCAACCGCCCGAACCCGCTACGGCGGATGTTGCGCACCACCACGATCGAGAGCACGAACAGCGTCAACGCGAAGTAGTAGTAGGAGTGACCGGTGTCCAGGGCGTGGCCGAAGACGACCGGAGCACCGGGATCCCGGCCGTCACCGAGCATCCACGACTGCGGAAGCAGCCAGGCCGGCGTGGCGAGGGCGAAACCGAGGGTGGTCAGGGTCAGCATCAGCCCGCGGATCCGAAGCGACGGCAGGCCGATGATCACCGAGACCAAGCCCGCCGCCAGCCCGGCGTAGAGCAACGCGAGCGGGAAGTCCCCGATCCGGCCCGACACCTTGTACGACACGACGGCGCCGATGGCCGCCACTGCGAACTGCCCGAGCGTCAGCTGCCCCGCCAAGCCGGTGAGCACGCAGATCGACAGGCCGACGATCGCGAAACAGAGGATCTGGGTGAAGTCGACCGAGACGCTGTTGTCGACCATCAGCGGCAGCAACGCCAGCACCGCGACCACCACCACCGCGACGGTCGGCGCGAGCGCGCGAACCATCGGCAGCTGCTGCAGCCGATGCGGGATCGGGCGCAGCCCCTGGACCGCCGCCCAGCTGCCCTTCTCCTCGTCGCGGCCGCCCCGCTGCCGCTGGAAGAGCAGCGCGAGCAGGATGATCACGAACAGGGTGATCTCGACCAGGCCTGACTGCGGGTAGTTCCACAGCAGGATCTGCTCGAGGATGCCGAGCCCGACCCCGCCGGCGAGCGCCATCGGCAGGTTCTGCATCCGGCCGACGACCGCCGCCGTCATCGCCCGCAGCAGCAGCTCCGGCCCGAAGCTGTCCCCGCTGGTGAAGCCTTGGGTTGGCGCGGTGAGGATCGCGGTCAGCGCGCTCAGCGCGCCGGCGATCGCCCAAGCGAGCGTCGACATCCGCGCGGCGAAGACACCCGACATTCGGGCCGCTTCCGGGTTCGCCGCGGCCGCCCGCAGCGCCAGGCCGAAACGGCTGCGCTTGAGGAACA from Mycobacteriales bacterium carries:
- a CDS encoding CocE/NonD family hydrolase, encoding MRTLRRITVGTLVAALTATGAMATAPADAAAPKFASEAISFRSFDGTVLHAAVGWYGELKPRPVIVEDGPYSSPVNTLSWLGPAYNVVELQWRGTGLSAGALDTTGPNDQRDLSSFLGWACRQPWSNGRLGVYGFSASAIVAYNSMHLPMPCVKAFSLMAGSVDLYRDLLDIGGIPNLGAGAFVEAAIGGTTLLSGTKRLETAPQTIPQTLAAYPAAALDVLGNPTEDGFWRQRTFRGDRDRIPILADTSFYDVEPRGPFLAFRQTEKYGTHLLVDGAHDGHPAGTPGPFPQFRNWFDHYLRGLPLSTANRPKVSLYASDGSREQFLADHVTHLTGSRWPLPGTRWTPLYLSPARSHSVGSINDGSLTLGRPTGSTVQSYPYLPSEPTETSVHTIGVIAGAGLDQAAQVVPAITDLSLSAPTSLTYTTPPLRHAVTAVGPAAADIWLSSLAPVTDLYVVLADVRPDGQAFPVGTGALRTAYPSVDVARSLTDRHGQIVDPYNRFAVRDPAAPGAMRRYQVELLPIGNHFAAGDRIRVYILGAPAEQLPSPAGVDSVRVGGLDASDLLLPTVGGTARGLVTGALVAQRRVRRLGRDGKDFRPVRRSSASSAASRTNSSTAAR
- a CDS encoding amidohydrolase family protein, with protein sequence MTTVLRGGRLVDPANGIDELADVAIDGGKVVATGPDLTGDSAIDVSGLIVGPGFVDLHSHTHSVAGHRLQAFDGVTTALDLEAGLFPVAKAYADAARAGRPLNYGFAASWGGARSRVLAGVEQDADFHKALDVLGDPRWQRSSTPPELASWLDLLERELADGGLGIGVLMGYAPRSDPAELVAVGRLAERSNVATYTHVRELVEADPTTPADGSTELTTVAAETGARMHHCHVNSTSRRHIDRVLATIADSQQAGARVTVEAYPYGAGSTGIGAFFLAPQRLAAWGLVPQSLVVVATGERIATEARLRELRANDPGTTVLVEFLDEHVEADRLLLRRSLSFPDAIIASDAMPVLWPDGRWESEDWPLPPGGSTHPRTAGTFTKTIRLMVGGGEWTWREAFRRCAALPARVLEYCPAMTRKGHLGVGADADVVVLDPTVVTDQATFHDSTATASGVRHLLVNGEPVIRDGELVPDARPGRPVRN
- a CDS encoding branched-chain amino acid ABC transporter permease/ATP-binding protein — encoded protein: MSASVPAFDGAPGRRIPMPTRRGSLAFAAFVLAVVVAKVGSALLARHGVIHASTPFPVIVLGTITGLTYGLLGVGLVLIYRTNRIINFAHGQVGAFGSAFFGVAAVKWHIPYWVAFPMALIVAALTGATAETGVVRRLRDAPRLMSVVATLGVGQFLVVFALVINSTASAGSLYPQPSFLPAFNIGALRVTQAYSGMLIICPVVVLALAVFLKRSRFGLALRAAAANPEAARMSGVFAARMSTLAWAIAGALSALTAILTAPTQGFTSGDSFGPELLLRAMTAAVVGRMQNLPMALAGGVGLGILEQILLWNYPQSGLVEITLFVIILLALLFQRQRGGRDEEKGSWAAVQGLRPIPHRLQQLPMVRALAPTVAVVVVAVLALLPLMVDNSVSVDFTQILCFAIVGLSICVLTGLAGQLTLGQFAVAAIGAVVSYKVSGRIGDFPLALLYAGLAAGLVSVIIGLPSLRIRGLMLTLTTLGFALATPAWLLPQSWMLGDGRDPGAPVVFGHALDTGHSYYYFALTLFVLSIVVVRNIRRSGFGRLLVAIRDNEDNARAFTIKASAVKMQGYLIAGFIAGIGGAAYGHSLSSIGATTFPTDASVNVVVMTVLGGVFTLSGPLLGALWIIGLPLLNIGNIALAATNLGVLGVILWKPGGLIQLVEPLRDRIVKMIARWHGIDPEPLYAGEDTTAGPTASTISQLRARDRAAVPVQRRPTSGTTLLEARHLRKSFGGVHAVRDVSIVVRAGETVGLIGPNGAGKTTTFELLGGFTRPDAGQVRFDRRDVSHLGPEERAKLGLIRSFQDAALFPTMTVKETVMLAFERVQPTRFLTSTAGVALGERSKERRARALVAAMGLERYRDKQIQELSTGTRRITEIACLVALEPVCLLLDEPSSGIAQRETEALGALLVDLKRQLDLTLVVIEHDIPLIMGISDRIVAMADGVVIADGPPEQVRNEPAVVDAYLGGSVTAIERSGGTAASDNRAAR